In the genome of Streptococcus oralis, one region contains:
- the crcB gene encoding fluoride efflux transporter CrcB: MVIVYLAIACGFGALVRYFFSRYNQASKFPLGTLIANLLGCFLIGLLYNHVESKEVYAILATGFCGGLTTFSTLNDELQKLLSDKKVFYSYLVLTYIGGFLAIFLGILL, encoded by the coding sequence ATGGTAATCGTCTATCTTGCAATCGCCTGCGGCTTCGGAGCCCTAGTGCGGTATTTCTTTTCCCGATACAATCAAGCTTCTAAATTTCCCCTAGGAACTCTCATAGCCAATCTTCTCGGTTGTTTTTTGATTGGCTTGCTCTACAATCATGTGGAGTCCAAGGAAGTCTATGCTATTCTAGCGACAGGTTTCTGTGGTGGGTTGACGACCTTTTCAACTCTGAATGACGAGCTGCAAAAACTGTTAAGTGACAAGAAGGTATTTTATAGCTATTTAGTCTTAACTTATATAGGCGGTTTTCTAGCAATTTTTTTAGGAATTCTGCTATAA
- a CDS encoding chorismate mutase — MDLDSIRQEIDQIDDQIVKLLEERMHLVEDVVAYKKASGKPILDSKREEVIFEKVRSRVTNKNYQETIVATFSDILKRSRDYQGQNIK, encoded by the coding sequence ATGGATTTAGATAGTATTCGGCAAGAAATTGATCAAATCGATGACCAAATTGTTAAGCTCTTGGAAGAACGAATGCATTTGGTTGAGGATGTAGTTGCCTATAAGAAAGCCTCAGGAAAACCTATTTTAGATAGCAAGCGAGAAGAAGTCATTTTTGAAAAGGTAAGAAGTCGTGTAACCAATAAGAATTACCAAGAAACTATTGTTGCGACTTTTTCAGATATTCTCAAACGTTCGCGTGATTATCAGGGTCAAAACATCAAATGA
- a CDS encoding DHH family phosphoesterase has translation MEICQQILEKIKEYDTIIIHRHMKPDPDALGSQVGLKALLNHHFPEKTIKAVGYNEPTLTWMAEMDTAQDSDYQGALVIVCDTANTARIDDKRYHQGDFLIKIDHHPNDDVYGDLSWVDTSSSSASEMIALFAENTQLNLSDQAAELLFAGIVGDTGRFLYPSTSARTLRIASSLREYNFDFASLTRKMDTISYKIAKLQGYIYDHLEVDENGAARVLLSQEILKEYNVTDAETAAIVGAPGRIVDVSLWGIFVEQADGHYRVRLRSKSVPINEVAKEHDGGGHPLASGANSYSLEENEVIYQKLKNLLKNK, from the coding sequence ATGGAAATTTGCCAGCAAATTTTAGAGAAAATCAAAGAATACGATACCATTATCATTCACCGTCATATGAAACCAGACCCTGATGCCTTGGGAAGTCAGGTAGGTTTGAAAGCCTTGCTCAACCACCATTTTCCAGAAAAGACCATCAAAGCCGTCGGCTATAATGAACCGACTTTAACTTGGATGGCAGAAATGGATACTGCCCAAGACAGTGACTACCAAGGAGCTCTTGTCATTGTCTGCGATACAGCCAATACTGCTCGTATCGATGATAAGCGTTATCATCAAGGTGACTTCCTGATTAAGATTGACCACCATCCTAACGATGATGTATACGGTGACTTGTCTTGGGTCGATACTAGTTCAAGCAGTGCTAGTGAGATGATCGCCCTATTTGCAGAAAATACTCAACTAAACCTGTCGGATCAAGCTGCTGAACTCCTATTTGCAGGTATCGTTGGGGATACAGGGCGTTTCCTTTATCCTTCTACCTCTGCCCGAACCCTTCGTATCGCTTCTTCCTTGAGAGAGTATAACTTTGACTTTGCAAGTTTGACACGCAAGATGGATACCATTAGCTATAAGATTGCAAAACTTCAAGGCTACATCTACGATCATCTAGAAGTTGATGAAAACGGAGCTGCTCGCGTTCTTCTCAGTCAAGAAATCTTGAAAGAGTATAATGTTACCGACGCTGAAACCGCAGCGATTGTCGGTGCCCCAGGTCGCATTGTAGATGTCAGTCTCTGGGGAATATTTGTAGAACAAGCTGACGGCCATTATCGTGTTCGTCTACGAAGCAAATCAGTCCCTATCAATGAAGTTGCAAAAGAACATGATGGTGGGGGACACCCTCTTGCAAGTGGTGCTAATTCCTATAGCTTAGAGGAAAATGAAGTTATCTACCAAAAACTAAAAAACTTGCTTAAAAACAAATAA
- a CDS encoding low temperature requirement protein A, giving the protein MTTLIKHKRVEFSELFYDLVFVFAISKVTTLIDHLHNGILTWNSFLDFFIAIFFLIDSWMIQTDYTNRYGKNSLFNIVIMFIKMGLLLFIANMIGPDWQQYFHYLCWAIGTLTLTLFFQYLVEFFRKSTDNVHRESIKGFLWITGLRSLEIYLAALLPIYIGVYILYASILLTFIMPSILLNKDKHYQVNLPHLIERISLLVIITFGEMITNLANFFTIENFSIYSVLYFIIMISLFLFYFGQFDHAIDEKSNQKGLFLIYSHYPIFIGLMMLTVSMSFLQNPEANRLFATSFSYIGFGLFQAAVLVNGPYNKHYLRYSKSYYCVQATLYLAALILSLIFASNPIIVVSITTILALAIAIHFIYFYVTQNKKYSKSNWGFF; this is encoded by the coding sequence ATGACAACTCTTATTAAACATAAACGTGTAGAATTTTCAGAACTTTTTTATGACCTAGTTTTTGTTTTTGCAATTTCAAAAGTAACTACTTTAATCGACCATCTTCATAACGGTATTTTGACTTGGAATTCTTTCCTTGATTTTTTCATTGCTATTTTCTTTCTCATCGATTCCTGGATGATTCAAACCGATTATACCAATCGCTATGGAAAGAACTCTTTATTTAACATAGTAATCATGTTTATCAAAATGGGACTTTTACTCTTTATAGCCAATATGATTGGACCTGATTGGCAACAATATTTTCATTATCTCTGTTGGGCTATTGGTACATTAACCCTTACCTTATTTTTTCAATATTTGGTTGAATTTTTTAGAAAATCAACCGATAATGTTCATAGGGAAAGTATCAAAGGTTTTCTATGGATAACAGGTCTACGAAGTTTAGAAATCTATCTAGCAGCTCTTCTTCCTATTTACATTGGAGTCTATATCCTTTATGCTAGTATTCTGCTAACATTTATTATGCCAAGTATCTTGCTTAATAAAGATAAGCATTACCAGGTAAATCTCCCCCATTTAATCGAGCGCATCTCCCTTCTTGTCATTATTACGTTTGGAGAGATGATTACGAATCTAGCTAACTTCTTTACAATCGAGAATTTCTCGATTTATTCGGTTCTTTATTTCATTATTATGATTTCTCTGTTCTTGTTTTATTTTGGTCAATTCGACCATGCTATTGATGAAAAATCTAATCAAAAGGGACTATTTCTAATTTACAGTCACTATCCTATTTTCATTGGACTTATGATGCTGACTGTATCGATGAGTTTTCTTCAGAATCCTGAAGCTAATCGTCTCTTTGCAACCAGCTTCTCTTATATCGGATTTGGCCTCTTTCAAGCTGCTGTCCTAGTAAATGGGCCCTATAACAAACACTATCTTCGCTATTCGAAAAGTTACTACTGTGTCCAAGCGACACTCTATCTGGCTGCCTTGATTCTCTCTTTAATCTTTGCTTCTAATCCTATAATAGTAGTGAGTATAACAACCATTTTAGCTCTAGCTATAGCCATTCATTTTATTTATTTTTATGTGACACAGAATAAAAAATATTCCAAATCTAACTGGGGGTTCTTTTAA
- a CDS encoding DUF308 domain-containing protein, giving the protein MKFSNRLLLFLAGVVFALLGLFLFTNPVANLVAYSWWIAFGLLVSSIAAILGYFSAPKELRSPVYLFQGFVSLLLALYLVAYGFVTLPVVIPTIVGIWLIVEAIIAFIKGIRLGLIFPIIGSNITWVALLAFLLGLVILFNPVATSVFVVYVNAFAFLVTGFTYIIEAFRK; this is encoded by the coding sequence ATGAAATTTTCTAATCGTTTACTGCTATTCCTTGCAGGAGTTGTTTTTGCCCTTTTAGGACTTTTCCTATTTACAAACCCAGTAGCTAATCTTGTTGCTTACAGCTGGTGGATTGCATTTGGTTTACTGGTTTCTTCTATAGCAGCTATTTTAGGCTATTTCTCTGCACCAAAAGAGCTTCGCTCACCTGTTTATCTTTTCCAAGGGTTTGTTAGTCTTCTCTTAGCTCTTTACCTCGTTGCTTATGGCTTTGTGACCCTGCCGGTCGTCATTCCGACCATTGTAGGAATTTGGTTAATTGTAGAAGCCATTATTGCCTTCATTAAAGGCATTCGTCTAGGATTGATTTTCCCTATTATTGGTAGCAATATCACGTGGGTAGCCTTGCTTGCATTTTTACTAGGTCTAGTGATTCTGTTCAATCCAGTGGCTACAAGTGTCTTTGTCGTTTATGTCAATGCCTTTGCATTTTTAGTTACTGGCTTCACCTACATTATTGAGGCCTTTCGTAAATAG
- a CDS encoding flavodoxin: MALAKIVFASMTGNTEEIADIVADKLRDLGLDVDVDECTTVDASDFLEADIAIVATYTYGDGELPDEMMDFYEDLADLNLNGKIYGVVGSGDTFYDEFCKAVDDFDRVFVATGAEKGSECVKVDLSAEEEDIERLEQFAEELAAKVG; this comes from the coding sequence ATGGCATTAGCAAAAATTGTATTTGCCAGTATGACCGGTAATACCGAAGAAATTGCAGATATTGTAGCAGATAAATTGCGTGACTTGGGTTTGGATGTCGATGTTGATGAATGTACGACTGTTGACGCTTCAGACTTCTTGGAAGCAGATATCGCAATCGTTGCGACCTATACTTATGGCGATGGAGAATTGCCAGATGAGATGATGGACTTCTACGAAGACCTAGCAGACCTCAACTTGAATGGCAAAATCTACGGAGTGGTCGGTTCAGGTGACACCTTCTACGACGAATTCTGTAAGGCTGTCGATGATTTTGATCGCGTTTTTGTAGCGACAGGAGCAGAAAAAGGGTCAGAGTGTGTTAAAGTTGATCTTTCTGCTGAAGAAGAAGACATCGAACGCTTGGAACAATTCGCAGAAGAATTGGCTGCAAAAGTAGGATAA
- the rplS gene encoding 50S ribosomal protein L19: protein MNPLIQSLTEGQLRTDIPSFRPGDTVRVHAKVVEGNRERIQIFEGVVIARKGAGISENYTVRKISNGVGVERIFPIHTPRVEKIEVVRYGKVRRAKLYYLRALQGKAARIKEIRR, encoded by the coding sequence ATGAATCCATTAATCCAAAGCTTGACTGAAGGTCAACTTCGTACAGATATCCCATCATTCCGTCCTGGTGACACAGTTCGTGTACACGCGAAAGTTGTCGAAGGTAACCGTGAACGTATCCAGATTTTTGAAGGTGTTGTTATCGCACGTAAAGGTGCTGGTATCTCAGAAAACTACACAGTTCGTAAAATCTCTAACGGTGTAGGTGTTGAGCGTATCTTCCCAATCCACACTCCACGTGTTGAAAAGATCGAAGTTGTTCGTTACGGTAAAGTACGTCGTGCGAAATTGTACTACTTACGTGCACTTCAAGGTAAGGCAGCTCGTATCAAAGAAATCCGTCGTTAA
- a CDS encoding Nramp family divalent metal transporter → MSSYKKVSLSEINQSIETPNNNHFWQNLKAFLGPGALVAVGYMDPGNWITSVVGGASYKYSLLFVILISSIIAMQLQQMAGKLGIVTRMDLAQATAHHAPKWLRYSLWVILELALMATDLAEVLGSAIALNLLFKIPIMVAILLTVLDVFLLLLLMKFGFKKIEAIVTTLILTILAIFTYLVALSSPSIQGIFGGYLPTPTLFETPLPGHESQLTLALGIVGATVMPHNLYLHSSLSQTRKINHKDKKDVRKAVRFMTWDSNLQLSLAFIVNSLLLILGASLFFGHASEISAFSQMYNALQDSTIAGAIASSTLSTLFALALLASGQNSTITGTLTGQIVMEGFLHLRLPQWIIRIGTRIFALLPVIIVAVSFGHQEKTLDQLLVYSQVFLSIALPFSIFPLIYLTSKKSLMGEFTNAKWNTILGYAVSIILTILNIKLLFDIF, encoded by the coding sequence ATGTCTTCTTACAAAAAAGTCTCTCTTTCTGAGATCAACCAATCTATTGAAACTCCGAATAACAATCATTTTTGGCAAAATCTAAAAGCATTTTTAGGACCTGGAGCCCTTGTAGCAGTTGGTTATATGGATCCTGGAAACTGGATTACCAGTGTGGTTGGTGGTGCTTCCTACAAATATAGTCTCTTATTTGTTATTTTGATTTCCTCCATCATTGCTATGCAGTTACAACAGATGGCTGGAAAGCTCGGTATCGTGACTAGGATGGACCTAGCACAGGCAACAGCTCATCATGCTCCCAAATGGCTTCGCTATAGTTTATGGGTGATTTTAGAATTGGCTTTAATGGCGACAGACTTAGCTGAGGTTCTAGGCTCAGCGATTGCCTTAAATCTTTTGTTTAAAATACCAATTATGGTCGCTATCCTCTTAACCGTTTTAGATGTATTTCTTTTGTTGTTGTTAATGAAATTTGGCTTCAAAAAAATTGAAGCCATTGTTACGACTCTTATTTTAACCATATTAGCCATCTTTACCTATCTGGTGGCCTTATCCAGTCCAAGTATTCAGGGTATCTTTGGTGGTTATTTACCGACTCCTACATTATTTGAAACACCATTGCCAGGCCATGAAAGCCAATTGACCTTGGCTTTAGGAATTGTAGGAGCGACAGTCATGCCCCATAATCTCTATCTTCATTCCTCTCTATCCCAAACAAGGAAAATCAATCACAAAGATAAGAAGGATGTTCGAAAAGCAGTTCGCTTTATGACCTGGGATTCAAATCTTCAGTTGTCCTTAGCCTTTATTGTCAATTCCTTGCTTCTCATTTTAGGTGCCTCCCTCTTTTTTGGTCATGCATCTGAAATTTCAGCTTTTTCTCAAATGTACAATGCTTTACAGGATTCAACAATAGCAGGAGCGATAGCCAGCTCAACTCTGTCAACTTTATTTGCTCTAGCTCTCTTAGCAAGTGGCCAAAATTCGACTATTACAGGTACCTTGACAGGACAGATTGTCATGGAAGGTTTCTTACATCTAAGATTGCCTCAGTGGATTATCCGTATTGGTACACGTATTTTTGCCTTGCTCCCTGTGATTATTGTAGCCGTCTCGTTTGGACATCAAGAAAAAACCTTGGATCAGTTATTGGTCTATTCACAAGTCTTTCTGTCAATCGCTCTTCCGTTTTCAATCTTCCCCTTAATCTATCTGACTTCTAAAAAGTCACTGATGGGAGAATTTACCAATGCTAAGTGGAACACAATCCTAGGCTACGCAGTTTCCATTATCTTAACCATTCTCAATATCAAGCTTCTTTTCGATATTTTTTAA
- a CDS encoding helix-turn-helix domain-containing protein, translating into MTFIIQNFGPNLARLRIEKGVSQTQLAEDLGIGKQSISDYEKQKSYPTFANLDKIAEYFNATPTQLFGTSKEIELEKSVLESNEYSDKVSEILKAVKYIEDFLETDGQYLEDLLYLTRGNQLYTEDGDELYIDPTSQKRTLHNQYEPGFIVARDKSPLELLIENKELFDK; encoded by the coding sequence ATGACCTTTATTATTCAAAATTTTGGACCCAATTTGGCACGCCTACGCATAGAAAAAGGAGTAAGTCAAACTCAACTAGCTGAAGATTTAGGAATTGGTAAACAGTCCATCTCTGATTATGAAAAACAAAAAAGCTATCCTACCTTTGCAAATTTGGATAAGATAGCAGAATATTTTAATGCAACTCCAACCCAACTATTTGGAACTAGTAAAGAGATTGAGTTAGAAAAGAGTGTTCTTGAATCTAATGAATACTCTGATAAAGTAAGTGAGATTTTAAAAGCTGTCAAATACATCGAAGATTTTCTAGAAACTGATGGACAGTACTTAGAGGATTTACTTTACTTAACAAGAGGCAACCAACTATACACAGAAGATGGAGATGAGTTGTATATTGATCCAACTTCTCAGAAAAGAACACTTCATAACCAATATGAACCTGGTTTTATTGTAGCAAGGGATAAATCTCCACTAGAACTCTTAATTGAAAATAAGGAATTGTTTGATAAATAG
- a CDS encoding type B 50S ribosomal protein L31, with translation MKKDIHPEYRPVVFMDTTTGYKFLSGSTKRSNETVEFEGETYPLIRVEISSDSHPFYTGRQKFTQADGRVDRFNKKYGLK, from the coding sequence ATGAAAAAAGATATCCATCCAGAATATCGCCCAGTTGTCTTCATGGACACAACTACTGGTTACAAATTCCTTAGCGGTTCAACAAAACGCTCTAACGAAACTGTTGAGTTCGAAGGCGAAACTTACCCATTGATCCGTGTGGAAATTTCATCAGACTCACACCCATTCTACACTGGACGTCAAAAGTTCACTCAAGCAGATGGACGTGTGGATCGTTTCAACAAAAAATACGGTCTCAAATAA
- a CDS encoding replication initiation factor domain-containing protein → MLVSIQDLRSIQERCEIGELVQRLDVSIDRLTVIWDTDTDSLRRIFKNLKQAISTRVDSFEIYDNVRDDVFTLAKVFNEYDSINIIFFQLSTYGGEQLIRIDFNPNTLKEFDGMKVWRQLMYFARLNSLTVRLSRFDLAFDIFNRPEIVNLQHIKGGVTHKVFYGRGGELETKYWGSSGSNVQVRLYDKNKEIIAHKRDEKLDLAVNPFWWRLEFQLRTKAIGEEMVQDVMNRLDNFGFYKLEHIRVEQRAFTIIFLNNPELLSLAFPNLKSDSIKKKKTRVRKLLREETNQFAEELKEVLIQNLPKLNAELQLLVGEFLNLENK, encoded by the coding sequence TTGTTGGTTTCTATACAAGATTTAAGAAGCATTCAAGAACGATGTGAAATAGGAGAATTAGTACAGAGGTTAGATGTCAGTATTGATAGACTAACGGTTATCTGGGATACAGATACTGATTCCCTAAGACGGATTTTCAAAAATCTGAAACAGGCAATAAGTACAAGAGTTGATTCATTTGAAATATATGATAATGTTCGAGATGATGTCTTTACTTTAGCTAAAGTTTTTAATGAGTATGATTCTATCAATATTATATTTTTTCAATTATCCACTTATGGAGGTGAACAATTGATTCGAATTGATTTCAATCCTAATACTTTAAAAGAATTTGATGGAATGAAAGTATGGAGGCAATTAATGTACTTTGCTAGATTGAATTCATTGACAGTACGTTTGTCTCGTTTTGATTTGGCATTTGACATTTTCAATAGGCCTGAAATCGTTAATTTGCAACATATTAAAGGTGGTGTTACCCATAAGGTCTTCTATGGTAGAGGGGGTGAATTAGAGACGAAATATTGGGGTTCTAGCGGTAGTAATGTACAAGTTAGGTTATATGATAAGAATAAAGAAATCATTGCTCACAAGCGCGATGAGAAGCTAGATTTGGCTGTAAATCCGTTTTGGTGGAGACTGGAATTCCAACTTAGAACCAAAGCGATTGGTGAGGAGATGGTCCAAGATGTTATGAATCGACTTGATAATTTCGGATTTTATAAGCTAGAACATATTCGAGTGGAGCAAAGAGCATTTACAATTATCTTTCTCAACAATCCTGAACTGTTATCATTGGCTTTTCCAAATTTAAAATCAGACAGCATCAAAAAGAAAAAAACAAGAGTCCGCAAACTATTGAGAGAAGAAACGAACCAATTTGCGGAAGAATTAAAAGAAGTATTAATACAGAATCTCCCTAAATTAAATGCAGAATTACAACTACTTGTAGGCGAGTTTCTGAATTTAGAAAATAAATAA
- a CDS encoding DUF3173 domain-containing protein, with amino-acid sequence MDNNLISNKELIEMGYRPHTANDIIHQARELLVSRGYTFYNRKRLMVVPKSVVNEILGTEVA; translated from the coding sequence ATGGACAATAATTTAATTAGTAACAAAGAATTAATTGAAATGGGCTATCGCCCTCATACGGCGAATGATATCATTCATCAGGCAAGAGAATTACTTGTCTCACGAGGCTATACATTTTATAATCGCAAACGTTTGATGGTTGTTCCAAAAAGTGTTGTAAATGAGATTCTAGGAACTGAGGTGGCGTAA
- a CDS encoding site-specific integrase yields the protein MASVRYRKRGDSNLWTYEIRSEGKTVVHNSGFKTKKLAESEAEPILQELRLGKRISRDISLVDLYQEWLELKILPSSRSEETKKKYLLRKNTIERLFGNKKVTQIRASEYQRIMNKYGQTVGRNFLGRLNTGIHQSIQMAIADKVLIDDFTQHVELFSSKEQQMTEEKYLHTEKDYLDLLLAVKRKFDYQRSIVPYIVYFLLKTGMRFGELIALTWNEVDFDRGLLKTYRRFNTLSHKFVPPKNKTSIRMVPIDEECIKILQVLKIEQEKANKELGIKNRYKMIFQHYGYIHLVPDIASVNKALSVLLNELDIYPIITTKGARHTYGSYLWHKGFDLGVIAKILGHRDISMLVEVYGHTLEEKIFEEFNQIRDVWKDCS from the coding sequence ATGGCAAGTGTTCGTTATCGAAAGCGAGGAGATAGTAATTTATGGACCTATGAAATTCGTAGCGAAGGGAAAACTGTTGTTCATAATAGCGGTTTTAAAACAAAAAAACTTGCAGAGTCAGAAGCTGAACCGATTCTGCAAGAACTTCGTTTAGGAAAAAGAATTTCTAGAGATATTTCTCTTGTAGATCTGTATCAAGAATGGCTTGAACTAAAAATTCTACCGAGTAGTAGGTCGGAAGAGACAAAGAAAAAATATCTTCTCCGTAAAAACACAATTGAAAGATTATTTGGAAATAAAAAAGTCACTCAAATTCGTGCGAGTGAATACCAAAGAATTATGAATAAGTATGGACAAACAGTTGGTAGAAATTTTCTTGGTAGATTGAATACTGGGATTCATCAGAGCATCCAAATGGCAATTGCAGACAAAGTTCTAATAGATGATTTTACACAACATGTCGAGTTATTTTCATCCAAAGAACAACAGATGACAGAAGAGAAATATTTACATACAGAAAAGGACTATCTGGATTTACTTTTAGCAGTAAAGAGAAAATTTGATTACCAACGTTCAATTGTTCCTTATATTGTCTATTTTCTATTAAAAACAGGCATGAGGTTTGGAGAGTTAATAGCGTTAACTTGGAATGAAGTTGACTTTGACAGAGGACTGCTAAAAACATATAGGAGGTTTAATACCCTTTCTCATAAATTTGTCCCTCCAAAAAATAAAACGTCTATTCGGATGGTACCGATAGACGAAGAATGTATTAAGATATTACAAGTCCTAAAAATTGAACAGGAGAAGGCTAATAAAGAGCTAGGAATCAAGAATAGGTATAAAATGATTTTTCAGCATTATGGATATATTCACTTGGTACCAGATATTGCAAGTGTCAATAAAGCTTTGAGTGTTCTTTTAAATGAATTAGATATTTATCCAATTATCACGACAAAAGGAGCACGTCATACCTATGGAAGCTACCTCTGGCACAAAGGATTTGACCTTGGAGTTATTGCAAAAATTCTAGGGCATAGAGATATTTCAATGTTAGTAGAAGTATATGGACACACTTTAGAAGAGAAAATTTTTGAAGAATTTAATCAAATTAGAGATGTTTGGAAAGATTGCTCATAA
- a CDS encoding helix-turn-helix domain-containing protein: MGKQSISDYEKQKSYPTFANLDKIAEYFNATPTQLFGTSKEIELEKSVLESNEYSDKVSEILKAVKYIEHFLHTDGQYLEDLLYLTRGNQLYTEDGKELYIDPTSQKRTLHTQYEPGFIEARDKSPLELLIENKELLD, translated from the coding sequence ATCGGTAAACAGTCCATCTCTGATTACGAAAAACAAAAAAGCTATCCTACCTTTGCAAATTTGGATAAGATAGCAGAATATTTTAATGCAACTCCAACCCAACTCTTTGGAACGAGTAAAGAGATTGAGTTAGAAAAGAGTGTTCTTGAATCTAATGAATACTCTGATAAAGTAAGTGAAATCTTAAAAGCTGTCAAATACATCGAGCATTTCCTACATACTGATGGACAGTACTTAGAGGATTTACTTTACCTAACAAGAGGCAACCAACTATACACAGAAGATGGAAAAGAGTTGTATATTGATCCAACTTCTCAGAAAAGAACACTTCATACCCAATATGAACCTGGTTTTATTGAAGCAAGAGATAAATCTCCACTAGAGCTCTTAATTGAAAATAAGGAGCTATTAGATTAA
- the crcB gene encoding fluoride efflux transporter CrcB, which produces MKKEQFYPLGIFLAAILGGLVRYFVSSQLPASPDFPWGTLLVNYLGIFCLVYLVKGYLVYKGSSKGLILALGTGFCGGLTTFSSLLLDAVKLLDTERYLSLGIYLLLSIGGGLLLAYYLGRKKW; this is translated from the coding sequence ATGAAAAAAGAACAATTTTATCCGCTAGGGATTTTTTTAGCTGCTATATTGGGAGGCCTTGTCCGCTATTTTGTATCTAGTCAGTTGCCAGCCAGTCCCGACTTTCCTTGGGGAACCCTCCTTGTCAATTATCTGGGAATTTTCTGCTTGGTCTATCTGGTAAAAGGCTATCTGGTCTATAAGGGAAGCAGTAAAGGTTTGATTTTGGCGCTGGGTACAGGCTTTTGCGGTGGTTTAACAACCTTTTCTAGTCTGCTTTTGGATGCTGTGAAATTGCTCGATACCGAGCGTTATCTTAGTTTGGGCATCTACCTACTTTTGAGTATTGGCGGAGGCCTGCTTTTGGCTTATTATCTAGGGAGGAAGAAATGGTAA